GTTGATATAATCGCGCATAGGCCTGGGAGTGAGGGTTTTGTCGAAATCATAGACCAGCGCCAGACGTGTCTTTTTATCGCCCATCATTCTTTTTCCGGTTGAAATATTCAGGATACTTCATTGGGCGCCTTGTTTTTCTCAAAAAATTGAGTGATATTGTCGAGTGTGGTGGCGGCAATATTTGTCATAGCTTCTCTGGTAAAGAATCCCTGGTGTGAAGTAACAATTACATTGGGGAATGTCAGGAGCCGGGCCAGGAGTTCGTCGCTGATAATCTGGAGCGACCAGTCTTCGAAGAAGTATTCGCTCTCTTCTTCGTAAACATCAAGGGCGGCTGCGCCAATTTTGCCCCGTTTCAGGCCTCCCACAAGGGCGCTTGTTTTTATCAAAGCCCCGCGACCGGTGTTGACAAGCATAACCCCGTCTTTCATCTGATCGACGGTCGTGTCGTTTATCAGATATTTGGTTTTGGGAGTAAGCGGACAGTGAAGGGATATGACATCGGATGATTCGAGAAGCTCCGAGAGGTCAACATATTTAACCTGATGATCTTTTGCAAAATTATCGTCCTGTTTAATATCATAGGCCAAAACATTCATTCCCATTCCCCGAAGAATGCTGATAACACATTTTCCGATTTTGCCGGTCCCGATAATTCCTGCGGTCTTACCGTTGAAATCGGATCCCATGAGGCCACTGATGGAAAAATTATGTTCCCGGATGCGGATATATGCTTTATGAATACGGCGGTTGAGACACAGCATAAGACCCACCGTATGTTCCGCCACGGCAAAGGGTGAATATTCAGGCACACGGACGGCTTTGATATGACTTTTATTGAGTGCTTCAATATCGATATTGTTATATCCTGCACAACGTAAGGCAATCAGACGGACATCATTGGATTCGAGCATTCTGATGACCTTTTCATTGATCTGATCATTAACGAAAATACACACGGCGCCGAAATTTTCAGCCAGGGGCACGGTATCTTCATTGAGATGCGTCTCGAAATAAGTAATGGTGTAGCCGAAATCTTTGTTGACATCATCGAATACCTGCTTGTCGTACGATTTGGTATCGAAAAATGCAATTTTTGTTGGAGCCATGGAAAAAGCCTTTCGGGTTGAATAAACTTTATAGGATATGAATATCAGTATAAGACGGAGGAGGTTGACGGATATATCTCCTCCGTCCGGTGAGATTATTTTTATCGTTCCGGTTGCGCGGGTTGCGATACTTCTTTGAGAATTTCGGCGCCCAGGTTGATACTTCCATGAACAGCCAGGTCGCCGAGTGAAATGATACCGGTAAACATCCCTTCGGAATTTTTGACCAGCAGGCGGCGCACTTTATACTGTTCCATGGTCGTTGCAGCATCTTCAAGACTATCGTCTTCATAGCACGATGCAATGTTTTTGGTCATGATTTCTCCAACCGTGGTTGCAGCCGGATTTAAATCTTCGGCAAGGGCGCGGATAGTAATATCCCGGTCGGTGATCATACCAACGAAATTATTACCTTCGCACACCGGCAAAATACCGACATCCCGTTTTTTCATCCGGCTTGCGGCTTCCTTTACTGTCTGTGACGATTGGATTGTCTCGGCATTGGGGGTCATAATGTCTTTGATGTGAGCCATACACTCCTCCTTGAAACAGGGTGATTGATCAGGTAAAATAAAAACGTCATTATTTTTCGGCTATGACAATGGTATGTAGTCTGGTTAATTCATCGATACTGTGTTTCAGACCTTCGCGGCCCATACCGGACGCCTTGTTTCCTCCAAAAGGGAAGTGACCGACGCCATGTTTTGGAGCGGC
This region of Chitinivibrionales bacterium genomic DNA includes:
- a CDS encoding 2-hydroxyacid dehydrogenase, giving the protein MAPTKIAFFDTKSYDKQVFDDVNKDFGYTITYFETHLNEDTVPLAENFGAVCIFVNDQINEKVIRMLESNDVRLIALRCAGYNNIDIEALNKSHIKAVRVPEYSPFAVAEHTVGLMLCLNRRIHKAYIRIREHNFSISGLMGSDFNGKTAGIIGTGKIGKCVISILRGMGMNVLAYDIKQDDNFAKDHQVKYVDLSELLESSDVISLHCPLTPKTKYLINDTTVDQMKDGVMLVNTGRGALIKTSALVGGLKRGKIGAAALDVYEEESEYFFEDWSLQIISDELLARLLTFPNVIVTSHQGFFTREAMTNIAATTLDNITQFFEKNKAPNEVS
- a CDS encoding CBS domain-containing protein — protein: MAHIKDIMTPNAETIQSSQTVKEAASRMKKRDVGILPVCEGNNFVGMITDRDITIRALAEDLNPAATTVGEIMTKNIASCYEDDSLEDAATTMEQYKVRRLLVKNSEGMFTGIISLGDLAVHGSINLGAEILKEVSQPAQPER